GTCCCGGAGATGGCTTCTAGACTGCCGAGCGTATCGGCCTTGACGACGACGCCTTCCTCCTCGGTCGACACTTCGATCTCCGCGAGTTCGGCCTCGACCTCGGCGATAACTTCCTCGACGGGCCGATCACGCACGACACGGATCGGGGCGCCAGCCATCGCGTCGTCCAGATCGGGCGCGGCGATTTTCACCCCGGCGGCTGCCGCGACCGAATCGACCTTCTCGAACTCTTTTTCGGTGCGAATTTCGGCCAGTGGGCGTGGCTGGAGGAGCGCCCGGACGTCGGTAACGATCGGTTCCTCCAGCCCGCCGACGACGATCTGATCGTCGGCGCTGACGGTGCCGTCGTAGATGACGGCATCGACAGTCGTCCCGAACCCGCGTTCGTCGGTCACTTCGAGCACGGTGCCGGCACCCGACCCCGCGACATCGATGGCCATCTCTTCTTTGAGATAGCGCTGGGAGAGGCCCATCAATACGGTCAGCAGGTCCGGGACGCCTTCGCCAGTCAGTGCCGACAGCGGAACGACGCCGATGTTGTTCTGGAAGTTCTGGACCCGCCAGTAGAAGTCCGCAGAGAAGCCCTCGTCGCTCAACTGGCCGATAAGTTCGTACAGGCGCTCGTCTAGGTCGGACTGGACGCGATCGGCCTGGTGCTCTTTGGTCACTTGAATCGGCTGCTCGTCGTTGGGATTCCAGCCCGGGATCGTGTCGACCTTGTTGGCGGCGACGACGAACGGCGTCTGGGTCCGTTTGAGAATATCCAGGGCCTCTTCGGTCTGTGGCTGGAAGCCGTCGGTCACGTCGACGACGACGATTGCGATATCGGCGAGTGCGCCACCACGAGACCGGAGCGTCGAAAAGGAGTGATGGCCCGGCGTATCGATGAAAAGAAGGCCGGGGAGGTCGAAATCGGCTGGATCGACGAGATCACCGGCCATCTTGCCGATTACGTCGAGTGGGACAGCGGTCGAACCGATGTGCTGGGTGATCGCGCCAGCTTCACCTTCGGTGACGGCCGAGCCACGAATCGTGTCCAGCAGCGTCGTCTTGCCGTGGTCGACGTGGCCCAACACGGCGACGATGGGGGTTCGAAGCGATTGGACGTCTTCAGCAGGGGTCGTCTCGGCGTCGGGATCTGAGTCGGACATGAGTACCACCAGAAACGGATCGTTAGTACCTGGGAGCCGTGCGCGGTAGTTAAGTGCATCGTCCTGTTGCGGGCGTCAGACGGCCCCGTGGCGTTTATGTAACAGGACCGGGTACACGGCGGTATGGCAGAAATACTCGCCGAGAACCTCTCCGGGAAGGCCGTC
The sequence above is drawn from the Halorhabdus sp. CBA1104 genome and encodes:
- the infB gene encoding translation initiation factor IF-2 is translated as MSDSDPDAETTPAEDVQSLRTPIVAVLGHVDHGKTTLLDTIRGSAVTEGEAGAITQHIGSTAVPLDVIGKMAGDLVDPADFDLPGLLFIDTPGHHSFSTLRSRGGALADIAIVVVDVTDGFQPQTEEALDILKRTQTPFVVAANKVDTIPGWNPNDEQPIQVTKEHQADRVQSDLDERLYELIGQLSDEGFSADFYWRVQNFQNNIGVVPLSALTGEGVPDLLTVLMGLSQRYLKEEMAIDVAGSGAGTVLEVTDERGFGTTVDAVIYDGTVSADDQIVVGGLEEPIVTDVRALLQPRPLAEIRTEKEFEKVDSVAAAAGVKIAAPDLDDAMAGAPIRVVRDRPVEEVIAEVEAELAEIEVSTEEEGVVVKADTLGSLEAISGTLEEEEIPIMRADVGDVAPRDVRVAETAGEPINRAILAFGTDILEDARTLAEQEDVQIFQHDVIYQLVEDYQDHVAAIEESQQEQILDNITRPARFHILDDHTFRQSDPAVVGVEVLSGTVVRNSNVVRFDGAEPERVGQLKGIQDEGEDVDQSRAGERVAVSIDGPTVGRDIEEGDELWIELPEKHAKILEQELTEEITADEREALSMYLDKRRNKDPFWGK